In the genome of Acidobacteriota bacterium, one region contains:
- a CDS encoding cyclic nucleotide-binding domain-containing protein: MVDLPFFGPKIEHLDRYLARRDYDKALGAIDRELRRDPEDLSLFQRQGDVFELSGDRERAMEVYRELARRYVAEGLHARAVALYKKILDLDPQRSDIHAELAALIDDVGGSERDRSADLRTRELAASTFFTLFEAPILEQVLSSTVLRTYEQGDIVVAEGETGNSLYLLVEGDAKVFTRGGQGQYVPLAELGAGDLFGEVSVLSGKPRTATITASTPITALEVSRDDIERISLEFPQVKAVLQSFCEARAQNAIETLIHRLGRGPRPE; encoded by the coding sequence GTGGTAGACCTCCCCTTTTTCGGCCCCAAGATCGAGCACCTGGACCGCTATCTGGCCCGGCGGGATTATGACAAGGCCCTCGGCGCCATCGACCGCGAGCTGCGACGCGACCCCGAAGATCTGTCGCTCTTCCAACGCCAGGGGGACGTCTTCGAGCTCTCCGGCGACCGCGAGCGGGCCATGGAGGTCTACCGTGAGCTCGCCCGCCGCTACGTCGCCGAGGGGCTCCACGCCCGGGCGGTGGCGCTGTATAAGAAGATCCTCGATCTCGATCCCCAGCGCAGCGACATCCACGCCGAGCTCGCCGCCCTCATCGACGATGTGGGGGGCAGCGAGCGGGACCGCAGCGCCGACCTGCGCACCCGCGAGCTGGCGGCCTCCACCTTCTTCACCCTCTTCGAGGCTCCGATCCTCGAACAGGTGCTCAGCTCCACCGTCCTGCGCACCTACGAGCAGGGGGATATCGTGGTCGCCGAGGGCGAGACCGGCAACAGCCTCTACCTGCTGGTGGAGGGAGACGCCAAGGTCTTCACCCGCGGCGGCCAGGGGCAGTACGTGCCGCTGGCGGAACTCGGCGCCGGCGATCTCTTCGGAGAGGTCTCGGTGCTCTCCGGCAAACCCCGCACTGCCACCATCACCGCCAGCACCCCCATCACCGCCCTCGAGGTCTCCCGCGACGACATCGAGCGCATCAGCCTCGAGTTTCCCCAGGTCAAGGCCGTGCTCCAGAGCTTCTGCGAGGCCCGAGCACAAAACGCCATCGAAACCCTGATCCACCGTCTCGGCCGCGGACCGCGGCCGGAATGA